DNA sequence from the Blastopirellula retiformator genome:
NNNNNNNNNNNNNNNNNNNNNNNNNNNNNNNNNNNNNNNNNNNNNNNNNNNNNNNNNNNNNNNNNNNNNNNNNNNNNNNNNNNNNNNNNNNNNNNNNNNNNNNNNNNNNNNNNNNNNNNNNNNNNNNNNNNNNNNNNNNNNNNNNNNNNNNNNNNNNNNNNNNNNNNNNNNNNNNNNNNNNNNNNNNNNNNNNNNNNNNNNNNNNNNNNNNNNNNNNNNNNNNNNNNNNNNNNNNNNNNNNNNNNNNNNNNNNNNNNNNNNNNNNNNNNNNNNNNNNNNNNNNNNNNNNNNNNNNNNNNNNNNNNNNNNNNNNNNNNNNNNNNNNNNNNNNNNNNNNNNNNNNNNNNNNNNNNGTCGCTGTGCCGCTTCCACTCCAGTCGCTGCGCTCCTTCCGCTGCAGCGGCACAGCGACCCCACCCAATCGTTACCTGTTTCCCAAACCGATCTTTCATAAGGCTTGGTACAGAAAATGGGGGCAGGCCATGGGGAATGGGCATTTGAATTGGGTAGATCCGAGTGGGTTGGAGTCGTTCTGGCAATGGGCTTTTGGTGGAGACGATAAGTATTCGAGAGAAGCCCAACAGGGTGCAGCCCGACGCAGGAGAGCCCTGCAAGAACTCGGCGGTGCCCCAGCACATAAACGCCTAATTGAGCAAGCTCAATTCTCAGGAGATTTGGGACACGCGGTGTTGGACACGGCAGAAAATACCGCGATCGAGTTGGCAACAATTATTATCCCCGGACCGGCTGATGACGCGTGCGTGGATGCAGCACGTGCGCGGCGGATGAAGCAAGTAGCAGACGCCGCCGCTGATAATGCTCCACCCTCAAGTGCATTGAACAGTCTGTTTGGGTTGGGCAGAAACTCCAAAGCGCTGGTTAAGGTCCCCATTTCCGAAGCGTGGCAGAATGCTTGGCCTCGCATTTCGTACGTTGCGGATGACTGGGCAACCAAGGGTGCCTGGCCTGCCCCCATATTCACGTGGACAAAGTTGAGTTGGCCGTTCGCCCCGGCGAAAACGGAGCGATTGTGCTTAGGTCGGTCTTCTCCTCAACGAGTGCGTCGGATTACAAGCGAGCGTCCAAAATTGCAAGCGACGCCTTTCAGAGTATTGGATTTCGGCAACGTCTTCACAACGCAGCGGTTCGCGCGTTACAAAATGACCCAAGTTGCAAGAAAGGGGCGGAACTGCGATTCTTGGTTGCAGCACTACAAAAACTGGGAGTTTGAAACATGCCGGAAATGTCACTTATTCTCCAAGAAGGGGATATTGACCCATTGGCACTTGGAATGCCCCAAGACGTGGTCAAGAGTATTTTGGGAAATGCTGAAGGCGTCTACGAATCTGACGACACGACGATTGAAAAACGGGGACCATTTCAGCTTCGGTTTGAAGATGGAAAACTGCAGGCGGTCACTTGGTTACTTTTAAGTGCCGAAGATTCTCCATTCAAAATCGCAGGAAATGACAAGGGTTCACTCACTAAGCATACGTCGCTCTACAACTTCTTGGACTATTGCGAGGACCAGGGAATCTCGTGGGCAATCGAAAATAGCCAGAGCTTCGATCGGCAATTGGCAATCCGAACCTGCGGAAAGGTCGTGATAATTTTCGATCTGGATGCACAAGAGTTGCAAAGAATCGTAATAAAACAATAAACATCGGAGAAATCAAAGGGGACGGGAGCAATACCGTTCGGCACGCCATTTGCGCATTCAAATTAATTCCATTTCGCCGTGCCACAATGGCAGGGCGAAGCTTGGTTTCAACCTTCAATGCAGTGGCATTTTATCGTGCGGAAGTCTTCTAAAAAANNNNNNNNNNNNNNNNNNNNNNNNNNNNNNNNNNNNNNNNNNNNNNNNNNNNNNNNNNNNNNNNNNNNNNNNNNNNNNNNNNNNNNNNNNNNNNNNNNNNNNNNNNNNNNNNNNNNNNNNNNNNNNNNNNNNNNNNNNNNNNNNNNNNNNNNNNNNNNNNNNNNNNNNNNNNNNNNNNNNNNNNNNNNNNNNNNNNNNNNNNNNNNNNNNNNNNNNNNNNNNNNNNNNNNNNNNNNNNNNNNNNNNNNNNNNNNNNNNNNNNNNNNNNNNNNNNNNNNNNNNNNNNNNNNNNNNNNNNNNNNNNNNNNNNNNNNNNNNNNNNNNNNNNNNNNNNNNNNNNNNNNNNNNNNNNNNNNNNNNNNNNNNNNNNNNNNNNNNNNNNNNNNNNNNNNNNNNNNNNNNNNNNNNNNNNNNNNNNNNNNNNNNNNNNNNNNNNNNNNNNNNNNNNNNNNNNNNNNNNNNNNNNNNNNNNNNNNNNNNNNNNNNNNNNNNNNNNNNNNNNNNNNNNNNNNNNNNNNNNNNNNNNNNNNNNNNNNNNNNNNNNNNNNNNNNNNNNNNNNNNNNNNNNNNNNNNNNNNNNNNNNNNNNNNNNNNNNNNNNNNNNNNNNNNNNNNNNNNNNNNNNNNNNNNNNNNNNNNNNNNNNNNNNNNNNNNNNNNNNNNNNNNNNNNNNNNNNNNNNNNNNNNNNNNNNNNNNNNNNNNNNNNNNNNNNNNNNNNNNNNNNNNNNNNNNNNNNNNNNNNNNNNNNNNNNNNNNNNNNNNNNNNNNNNNNNNNNNNNNNNNNNNNNNNNNNNNNNNNNNNNNNNNNNNNNNNNNNNNNNNNNNNNNNNNNNNNNNNNNNNNNNNNNNNNNNNNNNNNNNNNNNNNNNNNNNNNNNNNNNNNNNNNNNNNNNNNNNNNNNNNNNNNNNNNNNNNNNNNNNNNNNNNNNNNNNNNNNNNNNNNNNNNNNNNNNNNNNNNNNNNNNNNNNNNNNNNNNNNNNNNNNNNNNNNNNNNNNNNNNNNNNNNNNNNNNNNNNNNNNNNNNNNNNNNNNNNNNNNNNNNNNNNNNNNNNNNNNNNNNNNNNNNNNNNNNNNNNNNNNNNNNNNNNNNNNNNNNNNNNNNNNNNNNNNNNNNNNNNNNNNNNNNNNNNNNNNNNNNNNNNNNNNNNNNNNNNNNNNNNNNNCGAACATGCCGTTCGCTCCGGCCGAAATTATTTCGATCTTGTACTCGTACCGCTGGACGGTCGAAATCTTCTTCCGCTTCTACAAGCAACTGATGGGGGGCGCGCACCTGATCAGTCACAGCAAAAATGGGATCGAGATTCAGGTTTACTGCGCGATGATCGCCTGCCTGTTGATCCACCTGTGGATCGGCGGCAAGCCAAGCAAACGGACGTTCGAGATGATCGGTTACTACTTCACCGGCCTGGCCAACGAAGCGGAGATGCTGGCCCACATCGCCAAGATCCGGAAGCAAGCCGCCACGACTGCGAAGAAAAAATCGTAGCAGGCAGTAAGGAGTCCGCCGTCGAAGCGGTCTCTCGGTTGATGCTGCGCGGATGGAAAATGGAACGGCAGCTTGCACGGCCTCGCTGGTCGACGAAAATGCGTGAAGAGGTCGCGGCGGCGCCGAGCTAGTGCCTGGCGAATCGCCGTGCCGAACAGTATTGCCATCGTGGCATTTTCCAACCTCGCCAGGCTCAGAGCATAGCTCTTCGCGGCTCGCAAATTAACGACTTACGTCGCTATTTTGGGATCGCATCCCTGCGATCACGCAGTCCGTCGAGAAAATCAACGAACTGTTAGCGACCGGCCACCAAGCGACAGCAGTACCGGCGTCTCTGATCACCACC
Encoded proteins:
- a CDS encoding transposase, with the protein product NMPFAPAEIISILYSYRWTVEIFFRFYKQLMGGAHLISHSKNGIEIQVYCAMIACLLIHLWIGGKPSKRTFEMIGYYFTGLANEAEMLAHIAKIRKQAATTAKKKS